The Fortiea contorta PCC 7126 genome has a segment encoding these proteins:
- a CDS encoding helix-turn-helix domain-containing protein, producing MDMQVLRERAKLSRAEVAFRLAISETSVRNWEAGRTEPTMTPKKYLEALRLFKCTPEELATASEKSINQRHKRKPGRPKRFPENQITQTVIS from the coding sequence ATGGATATGCAAGTCCTAAGAGAGCGTGCCAAGTTAAGCCGTGCAGAGGTAGCCTTCAGGCTTGCAATCAGTGAAACCAGTGTTCGCAATTGGGAAGCAGGGCGTACTGAACCGACGATGACGCCAAAAAAATATTTAGAAGCTTTGCGATTGTTTAAATGTACACCGGAAGAATTGGCGACAGCTAGCGAAAAATCAATTAATCAAAGGCACAAACGCAAACCAGGAAGACCAAAGCGTTTTCCTGAAAATCAGATAACTCAGACAGTTATATCTTAA
- a CDS encoding AbrB/MazE/SpoVT family DNA-binding domain-containing protein, translated as MSELPAYAEVHLGAQGRLVIPAPLRRSLGWETGDVVIVRLEAGRLVLEKPELIKHRLKARFSHLPTGVSLAEDLLAERRQEAKRENFVKN; from the coding sequence ATGTCTGAATTACCCGCGTACGCAGAAGTTCATTTGGGTGCTCAAGGTCGCTTGGTGATTCCTGCACCTCTAAGGCGATCGCTTGGCTGGGAAACAGGTGATGTCGTGATTGTCCGCTTAGAAGCAGGGCGACTCGTTCTGGAAAAACCAGAACTGATTAAGCACAGGCTCAAGGCGCGTTTTTCACATTTACCAACAGGTGTCAGTTTAGCTGAAGATTTGTTAGCAGAACGCCGCCAAGAAGCCAAAAGAGAGAATTTCGTTAAAAACTGA
- a CDS encoding zinc metalloprotease HtpX gives MPSHTESSLEAGLVALKQGNYQIAIAQLQPVAHSQNDTASLQARVGLVMAYARIGKLTKAIALCETLVSSHNLQVQDWAKRALEHLLKHQKRSKKSPQNDETGFVAFDNSPSKAAPVPEQLPQTRGASALSTVSVGGSQITPNLTTNYRNLVISHTDTPKHTIEEAPSGLVKGNFFRPLAKPSIYWRQAARARVWQPLQKFKLFPLQLLAAATFIALFWVLRELLKLAMGSVNHVLLRTPYVEPIQLFYSDPTPVLLIGLFLAIAFSPWLLDRLLSQFYGQKSLSKEILTGRSRETMRVLQRCCQQRGWPLPKLRILPIGAPVAFTYGNLPRHARIVVSQGLLDQLADDEIAVIYATQIAHIVHRDFILMSLVLLVTLPIYKIYEQMSEWGDSKQKMWSWLYVVVSSAAYGIWCLLSGTALFLSKLRLYYSDRFASEVTGNPSALTRALLKIALGIAHDVAKQEHTSGELESLNLLSPVGYKQSISLGSIAGHISFESILMWESYNPYRHWLTINNTHPLIGDRIQRLNQIARHWHIDPELHLINEQPCKSRHQSFLLQIAPWLGIPLGFFFAGLIWLSWKIAFTLKFINIQWIYEDWSFVTGCLLIGFSIGIVIRMNSMFPDIKPTTVQTDDRLPNLLANPSAIPIDSITVCLVGKLIGRQGIGNSLAQDLILQSPIGLVKLHHIPWLGQSINPQDLIGRQVMVTGWFRRGATPAIDIQTLQTHNGTILHSSHPVWSTILAVAAQAWGAYIFLTG, from the coding sequence ATGCCTTCACACACTGAATCGTCTTTGGAGGCTGGTTTAGTCGCCCTCAAGCAGGGAAATTACCAAATAGCGATCGCTCAATTACAACCTGTGGCTCATAGTCAGAATGATACTGCTAGTTTGCAAGCCCGGGTTGGCTTAGTTATGGCTTATGCTCGTATCGGTAAACTCACCAAAGCGATCGCTCTGTGTGAAACTCTGGTTAGCAGTCATAATCTCCAAGTTCAAGATTGGGCGAAACGTGCTCTTGAACACTTGCTTAAGCATCAAAAACGATCCAAAAAATCTCCTCAAAATGATGAAACTGGGTTTGTCGCTTTTGATAATTCGCCATCAAAAGCTGCACCAGTTCCAGAGCAACTACCACAAACTAGAGGTGCTAGTGCTTTGTCTACAGTCTCAGTAGGTGGTAGTCAAATTACGCCCAATTTAACTACAAACTACAGGAATTTAGTAATTTCACATACAGACACTCCTAAACATACCATAGAAGAAGCGCCATCTGGTTTAGTCAAAGGAAATTTTTTCCGTCCCCTAGCTAAACCCAGCATTTATTGGCGACAAGCCGCCAGAGCTAGAGTTTGGCAGCCTTTACAAAAGTTTAAATTATTCCCTTTGCAGTTACTGGCAGCAGCCACATTTATTGCTTTATTTTGGGTGCTGCGAGAACTACTCAAATTGGCAATGGGATCCGTCAACCACGTTTTACTGCGAACACCTTATGTAGAACCAATACAGCTTTTTTATTCCGACCCGACTCCAGTTTTGTTGATCGGATTATTTTTGGCGATCGCATTTTCACCTTGGTTACTAGATCGACTTTTATCACAATTTTATGGACAAAAGTCTTTGTCTAAAGAAATCCTCACCGGGCGGAGTCGGGAAACCATGCGGGTGTTACAGCGTTGTTGTCAGCAGCGGGGCTGGCCTTTACCGAAATTGCGGATTCTACCTATAGGCGCGCCAGTTGCTTTCACCTATGGTAATCTCCCTCGCCATGCCCGGATTGTTGTCAGTCAGGGATTGTTAGACCAGTTAGCAGATGATGAAATTGCGGTGATCTACGCCACCCAAATTGCACATATTGTGCATAGAGATTTTATCCTCATGTCTCTAGTGCTGCTGGTAACGCTACCTATCTATAAGATATATGAGCAAATGTCCGAGTGGGGAGACTCCAAGCAAAAAATGTGGTCTTGGCTGTATGTAGTAGTATCTAGCGCGGCTTATGGGATTTGGTGTTTGTTGAGTGGTACGGCCTTATTTTTATCTAAGCTGCGGCTTTATTATAGCGATCGCTTTGCCTCGGAAGTTACCGGGAATCCCAGCGCCCTAACTCGCGCCTTACTAAAAATCGCTTTAGGTATTGCTCATGATGTCGCCAAACAAGAGCATACGAGTGGGGAGTTAGAAAGCTTAAATCTACTCTCGCCAGTAGGATACAAACAGAGCATCTCCCTAGGTAGCATCGCCGGTCATATTTCCTTTGAATCAATCTTGATGTGGGAAAGTTATAACCCCTATCGCCACTGGCTCACCATCAATAATACTCATCCTTTAATCGGCGATCGCATCCAACGCCTCAACCAAATAGCTCGTCACTGGCACATAGACCCAGAGCTACACTTAATTAATGAACAACCATGCAAAAGTAGACATCAATCCTTTCTATTACAAATCGCTCCCTGGTTGGGCATTCCCCTAGGTTTTTTCTTCGCAGGTTTGATTTGGTTGAGTTGGAAAATCGCCTTTACCCTGAAGTTCATCAACATTCAATGGATATATGAAGATTGGTCTTTTGTCACCGGTTGTCTATTGATTGGGTTCAGTATCGGTATCGTCATCCGTATGAATTCCATGTTTCCCGATATCAAACCCACCACAGTGCAAACAGACGATCGCCTACCCAACCTCCTAGCCAACCCCTCCGCCATTCCCATAGATAGCATCACCGTCTGTCTAGTAGGCAAACTCATCGGTCGTCAGGGAATCGGTAACTCTTTAGCACAAGACCTCATCCTCCAATCCCCCATCGGTTTAGTCAAATTACATCATATTCCCTGGTTAGGTCAATCAATTAACCCCCAAGATTTAATTGGTCGCCAAGTCATGGTAACAGGTTGGTTTAGAAGAGGCGCCACACCCGCAATTGACATCCAAACC
- a CDS encoding DNA adenine methylase, producing the protein MIKSPLRYPGGKSRAINQIAACLPDSFSEFREPFVGGGSVFIYLKQIFPDLKIWINDLNRELFLFWQCAQSRLPQLVEAIRGIKDNSTNGRLLFQDLTNLDTTSLSDFERAVRFFVLNRITFSGTVESGGFSEQAFQQRFTYSSIERLEKLEKILTADVKITNLDYSELLEVDGNDVLIFLDPPYFAATKSRLYGKDGDLHTSFEHQRFAELMNKCSHKWLITYDDSLVIRENFADSHLWQWELQYGMNNYKQSSAAKGKELLITNY; encoded by the coding sequence ATGATTAAGAGTCCGCTACGTTATCCTGGTGGTAAGTCTAGGGCAATTAACCAAATAGCGGCTTGTTTACCAGATAGTTTCTCGGAGTTTCGAGAACCTTTTGTCGGTGGCGGTTCTGTGTTTATATATTTAAAGCAAATATTTCCGGATTTAAAAATCTGGATTAATGATTTAAATCGGGAATTGTTTCTATTTTGGCAATGTGCTCAATCCCGTTTACCTCAGCTAGTGGAGGCAATTCGTGGAATTAAAGATAATTCTACAAATGGTAGGTTGTTATTTCAGGATTTAACAAATTTAGATACAACCAGTTTATCAGATTTTGAGAGAGCAGTGCGCTTTTTTGTGCTGAATAGAATTACTTTTTCGGGGACTGTAGAATCTGGAGGTTTTTCTGAGCAAGCTTTTCAGCAACGCTTCACTTATTCGTCAATAGAACGGCTGGAGAAATTAGAAAAAATTTTGACAGCAGATGTGAAGATTACGAATTTAGATTATAGTGAACTACTAGAAGTAGATGGAAATGATGTATTGATATTTTTAGATCCTCCTTACTTTGCTGCTACAAAATCTAGATTATACGGTAAAGATGGTGATTTACATACATCTTTTGAACATCAAAGATTTGCTGAATTAATGAACAAATGCTCTCACAAATGGTTAATAACTTATGATGATTCTTTGGTAATTCGAGAAAACTTTGCTGACTCTCATCTTTGGCAGTGGGAATTGCAGTATGGCATGAATAACTACAAACAAAGTAGTGCTGCTAAAGGTAAAGAATTATTGATTACGAACTATTAA
- the hemB gene encoding porphobilinogen synthase, whose protein sequence is MFPTHRPRRLRTHPQLRRMVRETVLSTSDLIYPLFAVPGEGIAKEVKSMPGVYQLSVDKIVEEAKEVYDLGIPAIILFGIPEDKDTDATGAWHDCGIVQKAATAVKTAVPDLIVVADTCLCEYTSHGHCGYLQTGDLTGRVLNDPTLELLKKTAVSQAKAGADIIAPSGMMDGFVHAIRTGLDEAGFQDTPILSYAAKYASAYYGPFRDAADSTPQFGDRRTYQMDPGNAREAIKEIDLDIAEGADMLMVKPALAYMDIIWRVKEASNLPVAAYNVSGEYSMIKAAALNGWIDEQRVVMETLTGFKRAGADLILTYHAKDAARWLG, encoded by the coding sequence ATGTTTCCAACTCATCGCCCACGCCGTCTGCGTACTCATCCTCAACTGCGCCGGATGGTACGGGAAACTGTTCTCTCAACGAGTGATTTAATCTACCCTCTGTTTGCTGTACCGGGTGAAGGTATTGCTAAGGAAGTTAAATCTATGCCTGGAGTCTATCAGCTTTCGGTAGACAAAATTGTCGAGGAAGCGAAAGAAGTTTATGACTTAGGAATTCCCGCAATTATTCTCTTTGGAATTCCGGAAGATAAAGACACTGACGCTACCGGTGCTTGGCATGATTGCGGTATTGTGCAAAAAGCAGCAACTGCAGTCAAAACAGCAGTACCAGATTTGATTGTCGTCGCCGATACCTGCTTGTGTGAATATACCAGTCATGGTCATTGTGGTTATCTGCAAACTGGCGATTTAACAGGACGGGTTTTAAATGACCCCACCCTAGAATTATTGAAGAAAACAGCCGTTTCTCAAGCGAAAGCAGGTGCAGATATCATCGCCCCTTCAGGGATGATGGATGGCTTTGTACACGCAATTCGCACAGGTTTAGATGAAGCCGGATTCCAAGATACACCGATTTTGTCTTATGCGGCTAAGTATGCTTCAGCTTATTATGGGCCTTTCCGCGACGCAGCCGACTCAACGCCGCAATTTGGCGACAGAAGAACTTACCAAATGGATCCAGGTAACGCCCGCGAAGCCATTAAAGAAATTGACCTCGACATCGCAGAAGGCGCTGATATGCTAATGGTCAAGCCGGCTTTGGCGTATATGGATATTATTTGGCGTGTGAAGGAAGCGAGTAATTTGCCTGTTGCTGCATACAATGTTTCTGGTGAGTATTCAATGATTAAAGCTGCGGCTTTAAATGGTTGGATTGATGAACAACGGGTAGTGATGGAAACTTTAACTGGTTTTAAACGCGCTGGCGCTGATTTGATTTTGACTTATCATGCTAAAGATGCGGCGCGTTGGTTAGGGTAA
- a CDS encoding DUF4870 domain-containing protein, with amino-acid sequence MYNTYDPDKRRLLSALAHGAIFFSTTLVSVGLPVAILFTSDDPIVKENAKESINFHFNVWFYGAILGGLFFLLGWLVLPLLLLGPLAGLGYILHWGLTIWALTHVFRNPETPFRYPFIFRVF; translated from the coding sequence ATGTACAACACATACGACCCCGACAAACGCAGGCTGTTATCTGCTTTAGCTCACGGAGCGATTTTTTTCAGCACCACCCTAGTGTCTGTAGGCTTACCCGTAGCGATACTGTTTACCAGTGATGATCCTATTGTCAAAGAAAACGCCAAAGAATCAATTAATTTTCACTTTAATGTTTGGTTTTATGGCGCGATTCTGGGAGGACTGTTTTTCTTATTAGGTTGGTTAGTATTACCGCTATTGCTGCTAGGGCCGCTGGCAGGTTTAGGATATATATTGCACTGGGGACTGACAATTTGGGCTTTAACCCACGTTTTCCGTAATCCAGAAACACCCTTTCGCTATCCATTCATTTTCCGAGTTTTCTAA
- a CDS encoding alpha-ketoacid dehydrogenase subunit beta translates to MAETLFFNALREAIDEEMARDSSVFVLGEDVGHYGGSYKVTKDLYKKYGELRILDTPIAENSFTGMAVGAAMTGLRPIIEGMNMGFLLLAFNQIANNAGMLRYTSGGNFKIPMVIRGPGGVGRQLGAEHSQRLETYFQAVPGLKIVACSTAYNAKGLLKSAIRDDNPVLFFEHVLLYNLKEDLPEQEYLLPLDKAEVVRRGKDVTILTYSRMRHHVMQAVKTLEKSGYDPEVIDLISLKPLDFETIGASIRKTHRVIIVEEAMRTGGIAAEVIASINDRLFDELDAPVLRLSSQDIPTPYNGNLERLTIVQPEQIVEAVEKMVASRV, encoded by the coding sequence ATGGCAGAAACTCTATTTTTCAACGCCCTGCGGGAAGCCATTGACGAAGAAATGGCCCGTGATTCCAGTGTATTTGTGCTTGGTGAAGACGTGGGACACTACGGTGGTTCCTACAAAGTCACCAAAGATTTATACAAAAAGTATGGTGAACTGCGAATTTTAGATACACCAATTGCCGAAAACAGCTTTACTGGTATGGCTGTAGGCGCCGCTATGACTGGCTTAAGACCCATCATTGAAGGAATGAACATGGGCTTTTTGCTGCTGGCTTTTAACCAAATAGCCAACAACGCGGGGATGCTGCGCTACACTTCCGGCGGTAATTTTAAAATTCCTATGGTGATTCGGGGGCCTGGGGGTGTGGGACGCCAACTAGGGGCGGAACATTCGCAGCGGTTAGAAACATACTTCCAAGCCGTTCCTGGGTTAAAGATTGTCGCTTGCTCTACAGCGTACAATGCCAAAGGATTGCTGAAATCTGCCATCCGCGATGACAATCCTGTGTTGTTCTTTGAGCATGTTTTGCTTTATAACTTAAAAGAAGATTTACCAGAACAAGAATATTTACTGCCTCTGGATAAAGCCGAGGTTGTGCGTCGCGGTAAAGATGTCACAATCCTGACCTACTCTAGAATGCGACATCATGTAATGCAAGCGGTGAAAACTCTGGAAAAATCAGGTTATGACCCAGAAGTGATTGATTTAATTTCACTTAAACCTTTAGATTTTGAAACCATTGGTGCATCTATCCGCAAAACCCATCGCGTCATTATTGTAGAAGAAGCGATGCGGACTGGGGGAATTGCCGCTGAAGTCATTGCATCAATTAACGATCGCTTATTTGATGAATTAGATGCGCCGGTGCTGCGTCTCTCTTCTCAAGATATTCCCACACCTTACAACGGTAATCTAGAACGGTTGACCATTGTGCAGCCAGAACAAATCGTCGAAGCTGTAGAAAAAATGGTAGCTTCACGAGTTTAA
- a CDS encoding peptide chain release factor 3 has product MSTDLQSDLHEAVELRRNFAIISHPDAGKTTLTEKLLLYGGAIHEAGAVKARRAQRKATSDWMAMEQQRGISITSTVLQFAYENCQINLLDTPGHQDFSEDTYRTLAAADNAVMLIDVAKGLEPQTRKLFEVCKMRGIPIFTFVNKLDRPGREPLELLDEIEQELGLQTYAVNWPIGMGDRFKGVYDRHQQQIHLFERSAHGSREARDTIVNLGDAKIEELLEQDLYHQLKNDIELLEGVGEELDLDLVHQGRMTPVFFGSAMTNFGVELFLKYFLDYALKPGIHNSSVGELPPTYPEFSGFVFKLQANMDPKHRDRVAFVRVCTGKFEKDMTVNHARTGKVVRLSRPQKLFAQERESIDVAYPGDVIGLNNPGVFAIGDTIYTGQKLEYEGIPYFSPELFAILRNPNPSKFKQFQKGISELREEGAVQIMYSNDEAKRDPILAAVGQLQFEVVQFRLQNEYGVETLLEVLPYSVARWVEGGWEALNQVGRIFNTTTVKDSMGRPVLLFRNEWNCQRLEGDHPNLKLSATAPVFSGQPPVTG; this is encoded by the coding sequence ATGTCAACTGATCTACAGTCTGATTTGCATGAAGCGGTGGAACTGCGTCGCAATTTTGCGATTATTTCTCACCCTGATGCTGGGAAAACTACGCTGACAGAAAAGCTACTACTTTACGGGGGCGCAATTCATGAAGCGGGGGCGGTGAAGGCGCGGCGAGCACAGCGTAAGGCTACTTCTGACTGGATGGCGATGGAACAACAACGGGGTATTTCTATCACTTCTACTGTATTACAATTTGCCTACGAAAATTGTCAGATTAATTTGTTAGATACTCCCGGACACCAAGATTTCAGTGAAGATACTTACCGCACTTTAGCGGCAGCAGATAATGCGGTAATGTTAATTGATGTGGCTAAGGGTTTGGAACCACAAACTAGGAAGCTGTTTGAAGTGTGTAAAATGCGGGGAATTCCCATTTTCACATTTGTGAATAAGCTTGACCGTCCGGGAAGGGAACCTCTAGAGTTGTTGGATGAAATTGAGCAGGAGTTGGGATTACAGACTTATGCGGTGAATTGGCCGATTGGCATGGGCGATCGCTTTAAAGGTGTGTATGATCGTCATCAACAACAAATCCATCTGTTTGAACGTAGCGCCCACGGTAGTCGAGAAGCCCGCGATACTATAGTCAATCTAGGTGATGCCAAAATTGAGGAACTTTTAGAACAAGATCTGTATCACCAACTGAAAAACGATATAGAACTATTAGAAGGGGTGGGAGAGGAACTAGATTTGGATTTAGTCCATCAAGGAAGAATGACGCCTGTGTTTTTTGGTAGCGCTATGACCAACTTTGGGGTAGAGTTATTCCTCAAATATTTCCTTGATTACGCTTTGAAACCAGGTATACACAACAGCAGTGTGGGTGAACTTCCTCCTACTTATCCAGAGTTCTCAGGCTTTGTTTTCAAACTCCAGGCGAATATGGATCCTAAACACCGCGATCGCGTCGCCTTTGTCCGGGTCTGCACTGGTAAGTTTGAAAAGGATATGACGGTTAATCATGCGCGGACTGGTAAGGTTGTCCGTTTGTCTCGTCCGCAAAAACTTTTCGCCCAAGAACGAGAATCGATTGATGTCGCTTATCCTGGCGATGTGATTGGTTTGAATAATCCTGGTGTTTTTGCGATTGGCGACACAATTTATACAGGTCAAAAGTTGGAATATGAGGGAATTCCTTATTTTTCACCAGAACTGTTTGCAATTCTCAGAAACCCCAACCCCTCGAAATTTAAGCAATTTCAAAAGGGAATCTCCGAATTGCGGGAAGAGGGAGCTGTGCAAATTATGTATTCTAATGATGAAGCCAAGCGCGACCCAATTTTGGCTGCGGTGGGTCAGTTGCAATTTGAGGTGGTACAGTTTCGCCTGCAAAATGAGTATGGCGTCGAAACCTTATTAGAAGTTTTACCTTATAGCGTCGCCCGTTGGGTGGAAGGTGGTTGGGAAGCTTTGAATCAGGTGGGACGTATATTCAACACCACTACAGTTAAAGACAGTATGGGACGCCCGGTGTTGTTATTCCGCAATGAATGGAATTGTCAACGGTTAGAAGGCGATCATCCAAATTTAAAATTAAGTGCTACAGCTCCAGTATTTTCCGGTCAGCCACCAGTCACAGGATGA